A genomic window from Maridesulfovibrio sp. includes:
- a CDS encoding M20/M25/M40 family metallo-hydrolase, whose product MINKDRILSLFFDLVKIDSPSLKEKEVAVYLRKIMEERGYEVREDNAGKASGGNTGNLIVRIPATGGGEPIAFSAHMDCVQPCLGVEPVLDGDVVRSAGNTVLGGDDKAGIAMAIEALSHLEDESIPHPEIYFVFSICEESGMHGAKNLDTDLLPAKDIVILDSSGEVGTLVVAAPAKAGIKMTFTGRSAHAGIAPEEGISAIQIAAEAVAGMTLLRIDAETTANLGHIDGGTVTNIVAESATLTAEARSLDDGKLQAQLEHMEACCAAAVDKVGGDYKFEYEISYPALHVADDSTILKRVELACEKINVTPRRVPTGGGSDANILYGKGFNALTLGIGMSKVHTTDEFITIDSLTGCAELVAEIMKS is encoded by the coding sequence ATGATAAATAAAGACAGAATTTTAAGCCTTTTTTTTGATTTAGTAAAAATCGACAGCCCTTCTCTTAAAGAGAAGGAAGTCGCAGTATACCTGCGAAAAATAATGGAAGAAAGGGGATACGAAGTACGAGAAGATAATGCCGGAAAAGCCAGTGGCGGCAACACTGGCAACCTGATTGTCCGGATTCCTGCAACCGGTGGCGGGGAACCAATTGCTTTTTCTGCCCATATGGATTGTGTTCAACCCTGTCTCGGTGTTGAACCTGTTCTCGACGGTGATGTTGTTCGTAGCGCCGGGAATACCGTTCTGGGCGGTGATGACAAGGCCGGGATTGCTATGGCTATTGAAGCCTTAAGCCACCTTGAAGATGAATCCATCCCGCACCCTGAAATTTATTTTGTATTCTCCATCTGTGAAGAGTCCGGCATGCACGGAGCAAAGAATCTGGACACGGATCTGCTTCCTGCCAAGGACATTGTAATTCTTGATTCCAGCGGTGAAGTGGGAACTCTTGTTGTTGCCGCCCCTGCCAAAGCAGGTATTAAAATGACATTCACCGGAAGGTCTGCTCACGCCGGGATTGCTCCTGAAGAGGGTATCAGTGCCATCCAGATAGCAGCGGAAGCAGTGGCTGGAATGACGCTGCTGCGCATTGATGCTGAAACAACTGCCAACCTTGGTCATATTGACGGTGGAACCGTAACCAACATTGTGGCCGAAAGCGCTACCCTTACAGCCGAAGCCCGCTCATTGGATGATGGAAAGCTGCAAGCGCAGCTGGAGCACATGGAAGCCTGTTGTGCTGCTGCGGTTGATAAAGTTGGCGGGGACTATAAATTTGAATATGAAATTTCATATCCTGCCCTGCATGTAGCAGATGACAGTACAATTCTGAAAAGAGTGGAGCTGGCTTGCGAAAAGATCAATGTTACACCCAGACGTGTCCCCACAGGTGGGGGGAGTGATGCCAATATCCTATATGGAAAAGGGTTCAACGCCCTTACACTGGGAATTGGAATGAGCAAAGTACATACAACTGATGAGTTTATCACTATTGATAGTTTGACTGGGTGTGCTGAACTCGTAGCGGAAATCATGAAAAGTTAA
- the tsaA gene encoding tRNA (N6-threonylcarbamoyladenosine(37)-N6)-methyltransferase TrmO has protein sequence MPLPDKDAIIFHPIGHVSSPHKSLEGMPIQPSGAKDIVGKIVLYGALEEGLQDLDGFSHIILLYHFHKNDGFELKVKPFMDTVERGLFSTRAPRRPNMIGMSTVELLSIEGNILHIKGVDILDGTPLLDIKPYVQKFDAVDADRFGWLEENAQQSETLKSDERFVKD, from the coding sequence ATGCCATTACCAGATAAAGACGCAATAATTTTTCATCCCATTGGACATGTCAGTTCTCCCCATAAATCCCTTGAAGGAATGCCTATCCAGCCGTCAGGAGCTAAAGATATCGTTGGTAAAATTGTGCTTTATGGGGCCCTTGAAGAAGGATTACAGGATCTTGACGGGTTTTCACATATTATTTTGCTATACCACTTCCACAAGAATGACGGGTTTGAGCTGAAAGTTAAACCTTTCATGGATACAGTAGAGCGTGGTCTTTTTTCCACCCGCGCACCGCGCAGGCCGAATATGATCGGGATGTCCACAGTGGAACTGCTAAGCATTGAAGGCAATATTCTTCACATTAAAGGTGTGGATATACTCGATGGAACTCCGCTGCTTGACATTAAGCCGTATGTCCAGAAATTTGATGCAGTAGATGCAGATCGTTTCGGCTGGTTGGAAGAGAATGCCCAACAATCAGAGACACTCAAATCCGATGAACGGTTTGTGAAAGATTAA
- a CDS encoding HypC/HybG/HupF family hydrogenase formation chaperone, which yields MCLAIPVQIKSIENQVAKCKVGEGETYLDASLMLLADEVEIDDYLIVHAGFALRKLDPKEAEETLNILREMVELTEAEKNKACNA from the coding sequence ATGTGTTTAGCTATTCCTGTTCAGATCAAGTCTATTGAGAATCAAGTTGCAAAATGTAAGGTAGGCGAGGGTGAGACCTATCTAGACGCTTCACTCATGCTGCTTGCAGATGAAGTTGAAATTGATGATTATCTCATAGTTCACGCTGGTTTTGCACTGCGTAAGCTTGACCCGAAAGAAGCTGAAGAAACATTGAACATTTTACGCGAAATGGTTGAGCTTACTGAAGCAGAGAAAAATAAAGCATGCAATGCTTAG
- a CDS encoding nickel-dependent hydrogenase large subunit → MSGCKAKSGPAVAATPFDKNYTGPVIVDPLTRIEGHLKIEVEVENGKVSNVWSSSQLFRGLEIILKGRDPRDAQHFTQRSCGVCTYTHALASTRCVDNAVGVDKVLPENARLIRNLVLGAQYLHDHIVHFYHLHALDWVDVVSALQADPVKAAKIANSQSSRVTKPEDLKAVQEKLKKFVDSGQLGIFTNAYFLGGHDAYYLRPEENLIATAHYLEGLHLQVKAARAMAVFGAKNPHTQFTIVGGVTCYDSLTPKRIQEFKDLYNETMAFVNECYIPDLLMVASYYKDWAGIGGTTNFLTFGEFPEVEADINSRFLEQGVIMNRDLSKVMDFNPDSIKEDISHSWYNGKSSLHPYEGETDPKYTNYEDRDRYSWMKAPRYKGESMEVGPLAQMLVSYARGNKNVVPVVNHVLSTLGVGPEALFSTLGRTAARGIETVVAGNKMVEWVNNLEDNVASGNTDLAVEWEMPDEAEGVGFVGAPRGGLSHWIKIKNKKIENFQLVVPSTWNLGPRCNQNKMSAVEEALMGTPIADAKRPVEILRTVHSYDPCIACGVHVIDAETNEVHKFKIL, encoded by the coding sequence ATGTCTGGTTGCAAGGCTAAATCGGGCCCCGCTGTAGCGGCGACCCCTTTCGATAAAAACTACACCGGTCCGGTGATTGTCGACCCGCTTACCAGGATTGAGGGACACCTCAAGATTGAAGTAGAGGTTGAAAATGGTAAAGTAAGCAATGTCTGGAGTAGCTCCCAGCTTTTCCGTGGTCTGGAAATTATTCTGAAAGGCCGTGATCCTCGTGATGCACAGCATTTCACTCAGCGCTCCTGTGGTGTCTGTACCTATACACACGCGCTGGCTTCAACCCGTTGCGTTGATAATGCTGTCGGCGTTGATAAGGTTCTGCCCGAAAACGCACGTCTTATCCGTAACCTCGTGCTGGGCGCTCAGTATCTGCATGACCACATCGTGCATTTCTATCATCTGCATGCCCTTGACTGGGTTGATGTAGTCAGCGCACTTCAGGCTGATCCCGTGAAGGCTGCTAAAATCGCAAACAGTCAGTCTTCCCGTGTTACCAAACCCGAAGACCTTAAGGCTGTTCAGGAAAAACTGAAAAAATTTGTTGATTCCGGACAGCTCGGTATCTTTACCAACGCGTACTTCCTTGGCGGACACGATGCATACTACCTGCGCCCAGAAGAAAACCTCATTGCCACCGCACACTATCTTGAAGGTCTGCACCTTCAGGTTAAAGCTGCTCGTGCAATGGCTGTTTTCGGCGCAAAGAACCCGCACACCCAGTTCACCATCGTTGGCGGCGTAACTTGTTACGATTCCCTGACTCCGAAACGTATTCAGGAGTTCAAGGACCTTTACAACGAAACAATGGCATTTGTTAACGAATGCTACATTCCTGACCTGTTGATGGTTGCATCTTACTATAAAGACTGGGCCGGAATCGGCGGTACCACCAACTTCCTCACCTTCGGTGAATTCCCTGAAGTTGAAGCTGACATCAACAGTCGTTTCCTTGAGCAGGGCGTAATCATGAACCGTGACCTCAGCAAGGTTATGGATTTCAACCCTGATTCCATTAAGGAAGACATCAGCCACAGCTGGTATAATGGTAAATCTTCACTGCATCCGTACGAAGGCGAAACCGATCCTAAGTACACCAACTATGAAGACCGTGACCGTTACTCCTGGATGAAAGCTCCCCGCTACAAAGGCGAGTCCATGGAAGTTGGTCCGCTTGCGCAGATGCTTGTATCTTACGCACGCGGCAACAAAAATGTTGTTCCTGTTGTCAACCATGTTCTGTCCACTCTCGGTGTTGGCCCCGAAGCTCTGTTCTCCACTCTCGGTAGAACCGCAGCCCGTGGTATTGAAACTGTTGTGGCCGGTAATAAAATGGTTGAATGGGTTAACAACCTCGAAGATAACGTTGCTTCCGGCAATACTGATCTCGCGGTTGAATGGGAAATGCCTGATGAAGCTGAAGGCGTTGGCTTTGTTGGCGCTCCCCGCGGCGGTCTGTCCCACTGGATTAAGATCAAAAACAAAAAGATCGAAAACTTCCAGCTCGTTGTTCCTTCAACCTGGAACCTCGGTCCCCGTTGTAACCAGAACAAAATGTCCGCAGTTGAAGAAGCCCTTATGGGTACACCTATCGCAGACGCCAAGCGTCCTGTTGAAATCCTGCGTACCGTTCACTCTTATGACCCCTGTATCGCTTGTGGCGTACACGTCATCGATGCTGAAACCAACGAAGTTCACAAGTTTAAGATCCTCTAA
- a CDS encoding hydrogenase small subunit yields MKFSVGLGKDGAEQRLEQNGVSRRDFMKFCATTAAVMGMGPAFAPTVAEALTQKKRPSVVYLHAAECTGCSEAVLRTVSPYIDALILDTISLDYHETIMAAAGHAAEEALHQAVHSPEGYICVVEGAVPTIEDGAWGKVGGKTMLEIVQEIVPHAKATICIGTCACYGGVQAAAPNPSKSKGVSEALGGITTVNLPGCPTNPFNFVGTVVHYLTKGIPELDDVGRPSLFYGESVHDNCPRLKHFDNDEFAPSFSSEEAKKGYCLYELGCKGPDTYNNCPKVKFNQTNWPVEAGHPCIGCSEPNFWDEMSPFYEQS; encoded by the coding sequence ATGAAATTCTCTGTGGGACTCGGAAAGGATGGAGCGGAACAACGCCTGGAGCAGAATGGCGTATCCCGCCGCGATTTCATGAAGTTCTGCGCAACAACCGCCGCTGTAATGGGGATGGGACCTGCTTTTGCGCCGACTGTAGCGGAAGCCCTTACTCAGAAAAAGCGTCCTTCTGTTGTCTATCTGCATGCAGCTGAATGTACAGGCTGTTCAGAAGCTGTTCTTCGCACTGTTTCTCCTTATATTGATGCTCTTATTCTTGATACCATTTCCCTTGACTACCATGAAACTATCATGGCTGCCGCTGGACATGCTGCCGAAGAAGCACTGCATCAGGCCGTTCATTCACCCGAGGGCTACATCTGTGTGGTTGAAGGTGCTGTTCCGACTATCGAAGATGGTGCCTGGGGTAAAGTCGGAGGCAAAACCATGCTGGAAATCGTGCAGGAAATTGTCCCGCACGCAAAAGCAACAATTTGTATCGGAACCTGTGCCTGCTACGGTGGTGTTCAGGCTGCAGCTCCGAACCCGTCCAAATCTAAAGGGGTTTCCGAAGCTCTTGGCGGCATAACCACCGTTAATCTGCCCGGTTGCCCGACCAACCCGTTCAACTTCGTAGGAACCGTTGTCCATTACCTGACCAAGGGTATCCCCGAGCTTGATGATGTCGGTCGTCCGTCGCTTTTCTACGGTGAGTCCGTGCATGATAACTGCCCGAGACTGAAGCATTTTGATAATGATGAATTTGCACCTTCCTTCTCATCCGAAGAAGCCAAGAAAGGCTATTGCCTGTACGAGCTGGGATGTAAGGGTCCGGACACCTACAACAACTGTCCGAAAGTCAAGTTTAATCAGACCAACTGGCCTGTTGAGGCAGGGCACCCCTGCATCGGTTGTAGTGAGCCCAATTTCTGGGATGAAATGAGCCCGTTCTACGAGCAGAGCTAG
- a CDS encoding HyaD/HybD family hydrogenase maturation endopeptidase, with protein MTEDRKILVLGVGNILFTDEGIGVKVVNELKKEYSFSDNVELMDGGTLGTKLMGPMMECDFLIVVDAVLGNDEPGSVYRLTGEDLRMSLGFRDSMHQTDLLDTMVLCELCDRRPECVVIGVEPKDYQTMHDEVSDVTLARLPFMMEKVLEEVSAAGGSYEKMA; from the coding sequence ATGACAGAAGATAGAAAAATTTTAGTTCTTGGTGTTGGCAATATACTTTTTACTGACGAAGGAATCGGCGTAAAAGTAGTAAATGAACTCAAGAAAGAATATTCATTTTCCGATAATGTGGAGTTAATGGACGGCGGAACGCTCGGTACCAAACTGATGGGTCCGATGATGGAATGTGACTTCCTGATTGTTGTAGATGCTGTGCTTGGTAATGACGAACCTGGATCGGTTTATCGCTTGACAGGAGAAGATTTGCGTATGAGTCTTGGGTTCAGAGACTCCATGCATCAGACTGACTTGCTTGATACAATGGTCCTGTGTGAACTATGCGACAGACGTCCTGAATGCGTGGTTATCGGGGTAGAGCCGAAAGATTATCAGACCATGCATGATGAAGTCTCTGATGTTACGCTGGCACGTCTTCCGTTTATGATGGAAAAGGTGCTTGAAGAAGTCTCCGCTGCGGGCGGAAGTTATGAAAAGATGGCTTAG
- a CDS encoding 4Fe-4S dicluster domain-containing protein: MSGKSFFVDLSLCTACRGCQVACKQWKKLPAEQTRNVGSHQNPQDLSSKTIRLVRFSEARDENGKFRWLFFPEQCRHCIEPPCKYIANMYAPGAVVQDEKTGAVVMTDKAVLPKGKVEGWEMCPYNVPRQDPESGLFSKCDMCIDRVEMGMLPACVQSCPTGTMNFGDRADMLKMAKKRLAEVQKTNPNAFLADPDDVRVIYLCETKPENYHETLVASADKRRTVMAKVSPSKTSRRGFLTALKNKA; encoded by the coding sequence ATGTCCGGTAAAAGCTTCTTTGTAGATCTCTCTCTTTGTACCGCCTGCCGTGGTTGCCAGGTTGCCTGTAAGCAGTGGAAAAAGCTCCCTGCTGAGCAGACACGCAACGTAGGTTCTCACCAGAACCCGCAGGACTTGTCGTCCAAAACCATCCGTCTGGTGCGCTTTAGTGAAGCCCGGGACGAGAACGGAAAATTCCGCTGGCTCTTCTTCCCGGAACAGTGCCGTCACTGCATTGAACCGCCCTGCAAGTACATTGCAAATATGTACGCTCCCGGAGCGGTCGTGCAGGATGAGAAGACCGGAGCAGTGGTCATGACCGACAAGGCCGTTCTGCCAAAAGGCAAGGTTGAAGGCTGGGAAATGTGTCCTTACAATGTTCCCCGTCAGGATCCTGAGAGCGGTCTCTTCTCTAAATGCGATATGTGTATCGATCGTGTGGAAATGGGAATGCTGCCTGCCTGTGTACAGAGCTGCCCTACCGGAACAATGAACTTCGGTGATCGTGCGGATATGCTCAAAATGGCCAAAAAAAGACTTGCGGAAGTGCAGAAGACCAACCCTAACGCATTCCTCGCCGACCCCGACGATGTGCGCGTTATTTACCTCTGCGAAACCAAGCCGGAAAATTACCATGAAACATTGGTAGCCTCTGCCGATAAACGCAGGACTGTTATGGCCAAGGTCAGCCCGTCTAAAACATCAAGACGCGGATTCCTTACCGCTCTTAAAAACAAAGCCTAG
- a CDS encoding cytochrome c3 family protein, protein MKKLLIACLCIMGIVFVAIGAGAQEEWTAPDDDLVINFIKGNSDKNHGVVFNHSSHESYDCSVCHHKMKKTKEPTSCADCHTNFEPVPVKGYKSYFKAMHYKRKNLKRASCLGCHVKEFGNDKQMTGCVNSACHPEGIR, encoded by the coding sequence ATGAAAAAATTATTGATCGCTTGCCTGTGTATTATGGGTATTGTGTTCGTAGCAATTGGTGCGGGTGCACAAGAAGAGTGGACAGCCCCGGATGATGATCTGGTCATCAACTTCATCAAGGGCAACAGTGACAAGAATCACGGTGTGGTTTTCAATCACTCCAGCCATGAAAGCTATGATTGTTCCGTTTGTCATCACAAGATGAAAAAAACTAAGGAACCAACCAGCTGTGCTGATTGTCACACTAACTTTGAACCTGTTCCAGTAAAAGGCTACAAGTCCTACTTCAAAGCCATGCACTATAAGCGCAAGAACCTTAAGCGCGCTTCATGCCTCGGCTGTCACGTGAAAGAATTCGGTAATGACAAGCAAATGACCGGTTGTGTTAATTCTGCCTGTCACCCCGAAGGAATCAGATAA
- the fdnG gene encoding formate dehydrogenase-N subunit alpha, with the protein MNINRRDFVKLTTATAAGLAAVPVFGGLGKAFANTAADRARQLSPKWTKQTTSICAFCSVGCGLLVNTDLETKRALNVEGNPDHPINEGALCAKGAAAIQMTENPQRVGKFLYRAPYSEEWEEKDWDFCKKRIAKLIKKSRDESFEKKNAKGQVVNRTMGIASLGSAALDNEECYAMHSFMRSLGLVYVEHQARIUHSATVAALVESFGRGAMTNHWNDLQNSDCILIMGSNAAENHPISFKWAVKAQKRGAKIIHVDPRFTRTSARSDAYIPLRSGTDIAVLGGMIHYIIKNKRYFHKYMVDYTNASFIVGKDFDFKDGMFSGFDHKSNSYDQSKWAFELDDKGIPKQDKSLQDPNCVFQILKKHYSRYTPEKVSSISGVSVKDLDLLYKTYTATGKPEKAGTIMYAMGWTQHSVGVQNIRAMAIIQLMLGNIGVAGGGVNALRGECNVQGSTDYALLYHILPGYLKTPLAGQDTLEQYNNTYTPNSNDPESANWWQHYPKYSASLIKAMYSDDTPEQGYQYLPRLDNHKASQYSWIPLIDRMYRGKFTGGLIWGMNPACSGSDSVKTRSAMGKLDWMVNVNLFPCETSDFWKGPGMDPKKVKTETFFIPCASPIEKEGSVSNSGRWMQWRYKGPETFGEVMSDGHYFHEIWEELKSLYEKEGGVYPEPITRLSFENMCEDDGHGHMHFSAQKTAKLCNGWFTRDCEIKGKKFKKGQQVPSFAYLQADGSTTSGNWLYCNSVTDEGNKSERHDSTQTKEQANIGLFPNWTWCWPVNRRILYNRASVDEKGQPWAPKKAVISWDGSKWIGDVPDGGWKPGTRHPFIMRKNGFGQLFGPGRADGPLPEYYEPLECPVDNHPFSKTLHNPTAVQIQGEEKAVCDPRYPFVGTTYRITEHWQTGSMTRWQSWLVEAEPQMFVEISPQLAELRGIKNGEKVTVESVRGSLWAIAMVTERIQPYNINGTDVHMVGMPWHYGWITPVNGGDSANIVTPNVGDPNTGIPEYKAFMVNIRKWKEGDN; encoded by the coding sequence ATGAATATTAATCGTAGAGATTTTGTGAAGCTGACGACTGCGACAGCTGCCGGTCTTGCTGCGGTTCCGGTGTTCGGCGGGCTTGGAAAAGCTTTTGCCAACACAGCCGCAGACAGAGCAAGACAGCTGAGTCCAAAATGGACCAAACAGACCACATCCATATGTGCGTTCTGTTCGGTCGGTTGTGGACTGCTGGTCAATACCGACCTTGAGACCAAACGCGCGCTGAACGTGGAAGGCAACCCCGACCACCCCATTAACGAAGGTGCTCTTTGTGCCAAGGGTGCGGCTGCGATTCAGATGACCGAGAACCCACAACGAGTGGGAAAATTTCTTTACCGCGCTCCCTACAGTGAAGAGTGGGAAGAAAAGGATTGGGATTTCTGTAAAAAGCGTATCGCAAAGCTGATCAAGAAATCTCGTGACGAAAGCTTCGAAAAGAAAAATGCGAAGGGACAGGTCGTTAACCGTACCATGGGTATCGCCTCTCTCGGTTCCGCTGCGCTGGATAACGAAGAATGTTATGCCATGCACAGCTTCATGCGTTCACTCGGCCTGGTCTATGTTGAGCACCAGGCACGTATCTGACACAGCGCAACTGTTGCGGCTCTGGTAGAGTCGTTCGGACGCGGCGCGATGACCAACCACTGGAACGATCTTCAGAACAGTGATTGCATTTTGATAATGGGCAGTAACGCTGCCGAAAACCACCCCATCTCCTTTAAATGGGCTGTTAAAGCACAAAAACGCGGTGCTAAAATTATTCACGTAGACCCGCGCTTCACCCGTACATCCGCACGCTCGGATGCATACATTCCCTTACGTTCAGGTACTGATATCGCCGTACTTGGCGGGATGATCCACTATATCATCAAGAACAAGCGTTACTTCCATAAATATATGGTCGACTACACCAACGCTTCTTTTATCGTTGGCAAGGATTTTGACTTCAAAGACGGTATGTTCTCTGGCTTTGACCACAAAAGCAATTCTTACGATCAATCCAAGTGGGCTTTTGAACTTGATGATAAGGGTATTCCAAAACAGGATAAATCCTTGCAGGATCCTAATTGCGTTTTTCAAATTTTGAAAAAACATTATTCCCGTTACACCCCGGAAAAAGTATCCTCCATCTCCGGTGTGTCGGTTAAGGATCTTGATCTGCTTTACAAAACCTATACCGCTACCGGAAAGCCGGAAAAAGCGGGAACCATTATGTACGCAATGGGCTGGACCCAGCATTCAGTCGGTGTACAGAATATCCGTGCCATGGCGATCATTCAGCTCATGCTCGGTAACATCGGTGTTGCCGGTGGCGGGGTTAACGCCCTGCGTGGTGAATGTAACGTACAGGGTTCAACTGACTATGCCCTGCTTTACCACATTCTCCCCGGCTACCTGAAAACACCTCTGGCCGGACAGGACACCCTTGAGCAGTACAACAACACGTACACTCCCAATAGTAATGATCCTGAATCCGCAAACTGGTGGCAGCACTATCCCAAGTACTCGGCCAGCCTGATCAAGGCCATGTACTCTGATGATACTCCGGAACAGGGTTATCAATACCTGCCGCGCCTTGATAACCATAAGGCCAGCCAGTACTCTTGGATTCCGCTCATTGACCGTATGTACCGAGGCAAGTTCACAGGTGGTTTAATCTGGGGTATGAACCCGGCCTGTTCCGGTTCCGACTCCGTTAAGACCCGATCTGCCATGGGCAAACTTGACTGGATGGTCAACGTCAACCTCTTCCCGTGCGAAACAAGCGACTTCTGGAAAGGTCCGGGCATGGATCCGAAAAAGGTTAAGACAGAAACCTTTTTCATTCCCTGTGCTTCCCCAATCGAGAAAGAAGGTTCCGTATCCAACTCCGGTCGCTGGATGCAGTGGCGTTACAAAGGTCCCGAAACTTTCGGCGAAGTAATGAGCGATGGACATTACTTCCACGAAATATGGGAAGAGCTGAAATCTCTCTATGAAAAAGAAGGCGGCGTGTACCCTGAACCTATCACCCGTCTCAGCTTTGAAAACATGTGTGAAGATGACGGCCACGGCCACATGCACTTCAGCGCCCAGAAAACAGCCAAGCTTTGCAACGGCTGGTTTACCCGCGACTGTGAAATAAAAGGTAAGAAGTTCAAGAAAGGACAGCAGGTCCCCAGCTTCGCCTATTTACAGGCAGACGGTTCCACTACCTCCGGTAACTGGCTGTACTGTAACTCTGTCACAGATGAAGGAAACAAGTCAGAACGCCATGACTCCACCCAGACTAAGGAACAGGCCAATATCGGACTTTTCCCCAACTGGACATGGTGCTGGCCTGTTAACCGCCGCATCCTTTACAACAGGGCTTCTGTTGATGAAAAAGGACAGCCTTGGGCACCTAAAAAAGCGGTTATCAGTTGGGACGGCTCCAAATGGATCGGTGATGTTCCTGACGGTGGATGGAAACCGGGAACCCGTCATCCGTTCATCATGCGTAAGAATGGCTTCGGTCAGCTCTTCGGCCCCGGCCGCGCTGACGGTCCATTGCCGGAATACTATGAGCCTCTGGAATGTCCGGTAGACAACCACCCCTTCTCTAAAACCCTGCACAACCCCACGGCGGTTCAAATTCAGGGCGAAGAGAAAGCTGTCTGCGATCCGCGTTACCCGTTCGTTGGTACCACCTACAGGATCACTGAACACTGGCAGACAGGGTCCATGACCCGTTGGCAGTCATGGCTGGTGGAAGCTGAGCCGCAGATGTTTGTGGAAATCAGCCCTCAGCTTGCTGAACTACGCGGCATTAAGAACGGAGAAAAAGTCACCGTGGAAAGTGTCCGTGGATCACTCTGGGCCATAGCCATGGTTACTGAGCGTATTCAGCCCTACAACATCAATGGAACCGATGTGCACATGGTCGGAATGCCCTGGCATTACGGTTGGATTACCCCCGTCAACGGTGGTGATTCCGCAAACATCGTAACCCCCAACGTGGGTGACCCGAATACCGGTATCCCTGAATACAAGGCCTTCATGGTTAATATCCGCAAGTGGAAGGAGGGAGATAACTAA
- the gcvT gene encoding glycine cleavage system aminomethyltransferase GcvT, whose translation MTALRTTPLTEWHRENGAKLVPFAGFEMPVQYKGIIVEHKQTREKVGVFDISHMGEFKLYGKGAKDALNKLVTQNLDTLAPGKCRYGFLPNDKGGVLDDLIIYCLAEDSYMLVVNGACEEGDFNWIDSRLPEGLTFENVSYDTAKIDLQGPFALDVLESVFGRDFKHLKYFNFEETEFDGYKLIISRTGYTGELGYEFYLPSDKALSLWEKLVDDDRVEPIGLGARDTLRLECGYPLYGQDLDTEHNPREGGYGFLLPVDAYTDVKELLIPLTIEGRRSARHNDIVMLDGKEVGKVTSGSFSPTLGYSIALAYVAADAADADIYTIKGARKDLEAKKSELPFYKDGTARKKLD comes from the coding sequence TTGACAGCACTGCGCACTACCCCCCTGACTGAGTGGCACCGTGAAAACGGCGCAAAACTGGTTCCATTTGCAGGCTTCGAAATGCCTGTCCAGTACAAAGGCATCATTGTCGAACATAAGCAGACCCGTGAAAAAGTCGGTGTTTTCGACATCAGTCACATGGGTGAATTCAAGCTCTACGGCAAAGGTGCAAAAGATGCACTGAATAAACTGGTTACACAGAATCTTGATACCCTTGCACCTGGTAAATGCCGCTACGGTTTTCTGCCTAACGACAAAGGTGGAGTTCTTGATGACCTCATCATCTACTGCCTTGCTGAAGATTCCTACATGCTGGTAGTTAACGGCGCTTGTGAAGAAGGCGACTTCAACTGGATCGACAGCAGACTTCCCGAAGGCCTGACCTTTGAAAACGTTTCCTACGATACAGCTAAAATCGACCTGCAGGGCCCTTTTGCTCTCGACGTTCTGGAATCTGTTTTCGGTCGTGACTTCAAACATCTAAAATACTTCAACTTCGAAGAAACTGAATTCGACGGCTATAAGCTGATAATCAGCCGTACCGGATACACCGGTGAACTCGGTTATGAATTTTACCTGCCTTCCGATAAGGCTCTCTCCCTCTGGGAAAAGCTTGTTGATGATGATCGCGTTGAGCCAATCGGGCTTGGTGCCCGCGATACCCTTCGCCTTGAGTGCGGCTACCCCCTATACGGTCAGGATCTGGATACCGAACACAATCCCCGCGAAGGTGGATATGGTTTTCTGCTCCCGGTTGACGCATACACTGATGTGAAGGAACTTCTCATCCCGCTGACCATTGAAGGACGTCGCTCCGCACGCCATAATGATATTGTCATGCTGGACGGTAAAGAAGTGGGCAAAGTAACCAGCGGTTCCTTCTCCCCTACCCTCGGTTACTCAATTGCTCTTGCATATGTCGCTGCGGATGCTGCCGACGCAGACATTTATACCATCAAAGGCGCTCGCAAGGACCTTGAAGCCAAGAAAAGTGAGCTTCCGTTCTATAAAGATGGAACTGCGCGCAAGAAACTCGATTAG